Proteins from a genomic interval of Streptomyces sp. NBC_01445:
- a CDS encoding C-terminal binding protein — protein sequence MGQPVVVFTDPEELDVEPGARLLRDAGFEVRVVGSRDPARIAAAAHDAEALIVGYAPVDATLLDRLPTVRMLATMSAGYDMVDTAEARRRGLWVSNLPHAATEDVAVHALAATLSLVRHLPHADTTVRTGGWNTEFGELPRRASELTLGLVGFGRIARALARMAAPVFGRVAAFDPHADPAGWPTEVDRLDLDELVSRADVLSLHTPLTPQTHGLADKALLARMRPGSFLVNVSRGELVDPDALLRALDSGHLAGAALDVFPVEPPPTDDPLRTHSRIQLSPHSAFLSDASQRAYVCAPAENVIAWQRTGRPLTPVVDPTLEGAVS from the coding sequence ATGGGTCAGCCGGTGGTGGTCTTCACCGACCCCGAGGAGCTGGATGTCGAGCCGGGCGCGCGCCTGCTGCGCGACGCGGGCTTCGAGGTCCGCGTGGTCGGGAGCCGCGACCCCGCCAGGATCGCGGCTGCCGCGCACGACGCCGAGGCCCTGATCGTCGGCTACGCCCCGGTGGACGCGACCCTCCTGGACCGGCTGCCGACGGTGCGCATGCTGGCCACGATGTCCGCCGGTTACGACATGGTGGACACCGCCGAGGCCCGCCGGCGCGGCCTGTGGGTGAGCAACCTGCCGCACGCGGCCACCGAGGACGTCGCCGTGCACGCACTCGCGGCCACCCTCTCCCTCGTGCGCCACCTGCCGCACGCCGACACCACGGTGCGGACCGGCGGCTGGAACACGGAGTTCGGAGAACTGCCGCGCCGGGCCAGTGAGTTGACGCTCGGCCTGGTCGGGTTCGGCCGTATCGCCCGGGCCCTGGCGCGGATGGCGGCGCCCGTCTTCGGCCGCGTGGCCGCCTTCGACCCGCACGCCGACCCGGCCGGCTGGCCGACCGAGGTCGACCGGCTCGACCTCGACGAGCTGGTGAGCCGCGCCGACGTGCTGTCCCTGCACACCCCCCTCACCCCGCAGACCCACGGTCTCGCGGACAAGGCCCTTCTCGCCCGGATGCGGCCGGGCTCGTTCCTCGTGAACGTCTCGCGCGGTGAACTCGTCGACCCCGACGCGCTCCTGCGCGCGCTGGACAGCGGGCACCTCGCCGGGGCCGCGCTCGACGTGTTCCCGGTCGAACCCCCACCCACCGACGACCCGTTGCGCACCCACTCGCGCATCCAGCTCTCCCCGCACAGCGCGTTCCTGTCCGACGCCTCGCAGCGCGCGTACGTGTGCGCTCCCGCCGAGAACGTCATCGCCTGGCAACGCACCGGCCGCCCGCTCACGCCCGTGGTCGACCCGACCCTCGAAGGAGCCGTCTCGTGA